ATGCGCACAGATCGGCAAGCGCGTTCACCTCTCCGCTGCAGCGCAGATCGGCGGCGTACTCGAGCCGGTGAACGCTTCACCGGTCATCATCGAAGACGATGTGCTCGTCGGCGGAAACACGGGCGTGTATGAAGGTACGATCGTGCGCTCGAAGGCCGTGCTCGCGGCTGGAACGATCCTCACGCGTGGCACACCGGTGTATGACCTCGTCAACGGCACGATCCTGAAGGCGACTGCTGAGGCGCCGCTGACGATCCCGGCTGGCGCGGTAGTTGTCCCCGGTTCGCGCGCTGTCACTGCCGGCCACGGCAAGGACATGGGCGTCAGCGTCTACACGCCGGTCATCGTGAAGTACCGCGACGAAAAGACCGACCTGTCGACCGCGCTGGAAGACCTGCTGCGCTAAGCGGCAGTTACCCCAAGTGTTACAAAACGACAAATTTCCGGACCGAACGGAACTCGCCGCACTTTTTCTTCGTCACAAGAGAAATGTGCGGCGACTTATTTGGCGTCATCGTGTTATCAAGAACATCTGTCCTCAGGAGGTGCGTGTGTTTAAGCGTCGATCGCTTTCACTCGTCATGTTAATTTTCGCCGGCGTGCTCGCTGGCTGTGGCGTCGAAAACACGACCTACTCCTCTTGCTCTCCGGGCACGTTGACGAACACGGCCTCCAGCGGCAGTAACTTCACGCTTTCCGCGCCGAACTCCATCCTGACCGTCTATCCCGGTGAAACCACCACCGTCAGCGTCAACGTGAACTCGGTCAACGGCTCGACCGGTACGGTGAACCTCGGAACTACCGCGCTGCCACTCGGCGTCACGCTGACGGGCGGCACCGCCGCCATCGGTTCCACCGCAACGATGACCCTCGCAGCTGGCCTCAACGTCGCAGGCACCTGCTTCACCGGCGTGGTGAACCACATCGAAACAGCGGACCGCACGTTGACCATCACCGGCTCGAACTCCACCGGCAACGCGACGGCGCAGATCGACATGAACGTCGTGCTCGAGAACAAGACCTTCCTGCCGACGACGAACTACCTCCCTGTGGTGAAGATCACCACAACCAACAGCGCGGCGATCACCAGCGAAGATGACTACGTCGATGGCACGATGACGATCACCGACACCGCGAATCCGTCTTACAACTACAGTGGAACGCTCGGCATCAAGGGTCACGGCAACTCGACCTGGCTGATGCCCAAGAAGGCCTATCGCCTCAACCTCGACTCGAAGGCTCCCCTGCTCGGCATGACCTCCGACAGCAACTGGATTCTGCTGGCGAACTATGACGACAAGACCCTGCTGCGCAACGACGTCTCCTCCGAGATCTCACGCCGCTTCAGCATGTTCTGGACGCCATCCAGCACCTTCACAGAGGTCTATCTCAACGGCGAGTACGAAGGCGTCTATCAGCTTTATGAAAAGGTTGAAGTCTCGAAAGCGCGCTTGAACATCGGTTCAATCGACGATGACGACATCAGCGGCACGAACCTCACCGGCGGCTACCTCGGCGAGATCGATGAGCGCAAAGATGAAGACTTCATCTTCAACTCGCAGTACACGCAGCTTGCCATTGGCCTCGATGATCCGGACAACGATGTCGATGTTCAGAACCAGTACTTCAAGACCGCGCTGAACACCGCCGAAGGCTCTTTGTATAGCTCCAACTGGACGGACGCATCGACCGGCTGGCAAGCGTATTGGGACGCGCCTTCAGCCGTGAATTACTTCCTGATCGAAGAGTTTGCGCTGAACCCCGATGCTGGCGATGTCTCAGGTGACTACTTCTACAAGCCACGCAGCGATGCACGGTTCTACCGGGGCCCCGTGTGGGACATGGACATCACCTTCGGCAACGTAAACTACTCGCCGGTGTGGGATCCAACCTACAACTACCTCAACCGCGCTTCAGTCTGGTATGCGCGCCAGTTTGAGGATCCCGCCTTCCCCCCCATGGTGAAGGCACGCTGGCAGGCGATGTACTCGTCGCTGTCGACGATCAACGACTACATCGACACGCGCGCAGCCGTACTGCAGCAGGCACAGGCGAATAACTTTGGCCGTTGGCCGATCCTCGGCGAAAAGGTATGGCCGAACCGCGCAGCGTATGGCTCGTATCAGGCTGAGGTTGATCAGTTGAAGGCGTGGATTACGCAGCGTCTCGCACACATGAACAGCGTCTACGGTCAGTAGACGCTGCGTCCCTGCTACATCTGCACTGTGCCGTCGAGCAGCTTCGTGAACTTGTGCAGCAGCTTGCCGTTAGGATCGATGTGTCGCACGATAATGTGCTCCGTCGTGATCTGGAGATGAGTGAAGCCGTACGTCTCCTGCGAGTACCCGCCATGCCGCTTGCCGGGCAGCGGATACAGGAACTGCCCGCCACCACCCGACATCGCAAACGACGTGTAGTAGCCGCTGATCTCAAGATGCTGCATGTCGTGGTCATGGCCCGCGAGGTACAGCGGCACCTTGTACTGCTGGAAGAGCGGACCCCAGTCGCGAATCAAGGTCTGGTTATCGCCATGCTCGCCGTTTGAAAACAGCGGATGGTGTCCCAGCACAATGGTGAACGGCGCTGTCGTTCCCTGCGCAAGCTCGTTTTCCAACCACTGGATCTGCGCCAGTCGCGAAGCATCGTCCATCGTGTAGAAGTGGCCGGTGGGCAAAGGCTGCGCCGGCTCGTTGGGCATGTTGCTGTCGAGGCATAGAAACGTCACGATCGGATTCACATCCGGAAACGAAACACGGTACGACTGCGCAGGCATCGTCCAGCGAGTCCCCTGCGTCTCTGCAGCGTACTGCTGTTCCGCTTCGTACTTAGAGACGGGCAAGACTTCGTAATCGTGATTGCCGGGGATCGCCAGGGCCGGGCAGTTGAAGGTGTCGTCCGGGTACATCGCCTCAAACTGCGTCTGCCACCGCGTACTGCCCGCGCCGCCGGGCAGCGAACCGTAGAAACTATCGCCCAACATCAGCAGCGCCGAGGGGCTGAGGTTCCATTTCTTCACGTAAGCAGCCATCGCGAAGGCCACCTGAGTCTGCTGTGTAGGCGTGCCATCCTGCCCGTAGTCACCCAGGGCGATGAAGTGCAGCGTGCCGCCAGTAACGGCATCGACCTTCCCCTGCGTGGCATAGTTGATGCCTGATCCGCAGCCAGCCAGCATGGACGCCGCGCTGAACGCGAAGGTGCGTTGCAGAAATTGACGACGATTCAACGGATTTTTCGGATCATCGGCCACAGAGGAATCTCTTTCCGGATGGGGTACGCGACCAGAGACAGCAAATGAAGCAAGCCGCGGCAGAATCTCTGAGCTGCGGCAAAGCGTAGTGCCCTCAATACTCTACGGGGTTAGACGTCATTCTATTGCAGAAAGATGACAGCGCCTGTTTTCGCCTGCGAAAAACGCGCGCAGCGCAAGAGTTATGGCGCGCGGTGCGGGCGCCGCGCAAGTGCTGGGATAAACTGAAGCTCCATGGCAAGTGAAAAACTGCAAGTAATCCCGCTCGGTGGTCTTGGCGAATTCGGTATGAACTGTCTCGCCCTGCGCTACGGTGACGATATTCTCGTTATCGATGCCGGTCTGATGTTCCCCGAAGAAGAGTTGCTCGGCGTCGACATCGTCGTCCCCGACATCAGTTACCTCGTCGAAAACCGCGACAAGGTGCGCGCCATTCTGCTCACCCACGGCCACGAGGACCACATCGGCGGCCTGCCGTGGATTCTCTCCGAGCTGAACGTGCCCGTCTACGGCACCGAGTTCACACTCGCCTACGTCGAAGGCAAGCTCGAAGAGCATCGCCTGCTCGATGACGCCGAACTCATCGAGATGCTGCCCGGTCGCCAGTTCGGCATCGGACCATTCACCGTGCGTCCTATCCGCGTAACGCATTCGCTGGTCGACTGCGTCGCCCTCGCGATCACTACGCCGCTCGGTGTCGTGCTGCACACCGGCGACTTCAAAATCGATCTCTCCTCACCGGACGGTCATCCCTTCGATCTGCAGGCCTTTGCCGAACTCGGCAAGCAGGGCGTGCTGCTGCACCTGCAGGACTCGACCAACGTCGATCGGCCCGGCTTCACGCCCGGCGAACGCGCAGTCATCCCCCGCCTCGACGACATCTTTGCCGCGACCAAGAAGCGCCTCTTCTTCTCCTGCTTCTCGTCGTCGATCCATCGCATCAAGATCGCGATGGACCTGGCCTACAAGCACAACCGCAAGGTCGCGCTCATCGGCCGCTCCATGGACAACTCCACGGAAATCGCGCAGGACCTCGGCTACATCGAGCCACCGCAGGGCCTCATCATCCACCCGAGCAAGATCAAGGAGTATGCGCCTCACGAAGTATGCGTGATGATCTCCGGTACTCAGGGTGAACCGATGAGCGCACTCTCACGCGCCGCAGTCGACAACCACAAGTACGCGAAGATCGAAGCGGGCGACACCGTGCTGCTCAGTTCGCGCGTCATCCCCGGCAACGAGAAGTCGATCTACCGCGTTATCGATCATCTCGAGCGCCGCGATGCCCGCGTCATCCACGACGACGGCACGAACGGCCTCATCCACGTCTCCGGCCACGGCTCGGCAGAAGAGCTGCGCATGATGATCAACCTCACGCAGCCGAAGTACTTCATCCCTGTGCACGGCGACTACCGCCACCTGAAGCGTCACGTCGAGCTCGCGAAGTCGACCGGTATTCCCGAGAAGGTGCTGCTGCTCGAAGACGGTGACGTTCTCGAGATCGACAGCCGCGGCGCAGAGAAGGTGGGCAAGGTCAACGTCGGTCGCGTCTGCATCGACAACAACTCCACCGCTGACGTCGTACTCGACACCGTCATTCGCGACCGCAAGCACCTTGGCTCCGACGGCCTCTTCCTGCCGATCATCGCGATCAACAAGCAGACCGGTGCGATCGAAGGCATGCCGGAGATCACCACGCGCGGCTTCGTCGCAGACGACCCCGAGCTCCTGCGCAACGCACGTGACGTCGTACGCCGCACCATCGAGGAGTCCAGCGGCGAAGAGCGCAAGGACTACGGTGTCATGAAGGACAAGGTGCGCGGCGATCTCAAGCGATTCATTCAGAAGAACGCCAACCGCCGTCCGCTCATCATGCCGATCATTCTCGAGCTGTAAGCAGCAATGCAAGAAAGCTCCCTCTTCGGAGGGAGCTTTTTTTTGTGGGACACTCCCCTTACGCAAGCTCGGACTCCGCAAAGGCGAAGCGCTCAACGTGCCGCCACGGCCCGTCGAGGTACTCCCACCAGTCGAGCCCGACCGCTTCACAACGCCAGGGCTCGAACGAGCGCAAGAGCTCTTCATACAAGCCACGCGCCTCATGCGGCGGTACCTTATTCTGCACGACGACGTGCGGCTGAAACCGCTGCTGGTCCTGCGGAATCAGCTCTGCCACGAAGCGACGTGCCAACGCGTCGTGGAGCGCCAGCAAGGCGGAAGACTCCAACCGATACGCGCTCCCGCGTCCCAGAAAACGGACGCCGGTGATGCTCACGTCGAAGCGGCGCCGCGGCGACGATTCCTCCCGCAACATTCTGCGTGTGGCATCCTCCAACGGCAGCCGGTGAAAGAGTGTCACGTGCGCGGGGATTCGGTTGAACGCTGGCGGAAAGTACAGACGGCGAAGGCCCTCGAAGCGCGCTTGCGACGCAACATCGAGGGCCAATGTCAGTACGGTGGTCGACACCTGCTACTCGCCGTCAGCCTCGGCCGTTACGCTTGACTCGAGCGGCTTACGCGCAAAGTAATACAGGCTGAACGCCAGCAGGCCGAAAGCCACGACGCTTACGCCATCGTGATGCAGCGGGTTCGTCTCGCTGAAGTGCCAGACCGTCTTGTGGCTCAACGACTCGTAGAGCTTCGCGCAAACGCCAACCAGCCCCATGATGCCGCCCGCAGCGATCAGGCCCGAAGCATAAAGCGAACCGGGCGAAACCTCTTCGCTCAGTTCGTCCGCGCCGTGGCCCGAACGCTTCAAAGCTTCGTCCACAAGCCAGCGAATGACGCCACCGCAGAAGATCGCGAGCGTCGTGCCGATCGAGAGATACGCGCCCACAGCGAACGTGAGCGAGCGAATGCCGAGCAGTTCGATGCCGATGACCAGCATCACGCCGAGCGTCACCAGCCCCCACGCCAGCTTGCGGCTCAGGATGCCGTTGATCACGGTGGCCATCAAGCGGCCCTGCGGCGCAGCCACGGTCTCACTGCCAATGCCCTGCACCCACTGCACTTCAATCTGCTGCGTCTGCGGGTTGTAGAGGTACTTGCCGTCCTCAAGCGTGGTCGAACCGATCGCGTTGAGCAGAATGTAGCTTCGCGTATTGCCAAGGTCGGTGTGCGTCACATCGCCGTTCGCGGCCTTCACCGTCAACGAGACATGGTCGCGTGTGAATGCACCCTGGTTGGAGACGCCATCGGGCAAAGCCGCGAGCGAAACCTGCTTCACCACCGGCATCTTCTGGAAGCTTTCGAGGCCGCGGTTCATCGCGTTCATCGTCAGGCCGATCGAGAAGGTCGAGATGATAACGCCGACCATCAGCGCTACCTGCTGCTTCCACGGCGTCGCGCCGATCAGGAAGCCGGTCTTGAGGTCCTGCGAAGTGTCGCCCGCGTTCGAGGCCGCGATGCAGACGATGCCGCCGATGGTGATCGCCAGCGCGCCGAACGCCGGAGCCGTCCAGCCCTTCACAAGGAAGATCGCGGCCGTCGCCATCAGCGTAGCGATCGTCATGCCGCTCACCGGCGACGAGCTCGAGCCGACGATGCCCACGATGCGCGCCGAGACCGTCACGAAGAGGAAGCCGAAAACGAGCACGAGGACCGCTGCAGCGATATTCGCCAGCAGCCCCACCTGAGCGCCGGGCACAGGCTTGAAGTAGAGGAAGATGACGATGAGCGCGAGCAACACAGCGCTGCCGCCGAAGATCACCCAGTTCGGCAGATCGTGCTCCGTGCGCGAGGTCACAGTCGCTTCGCTCACCGCTGCCTTCTTGCCCATAGAGCCCTTCAGCGCGCCGATGATCGTCGGCGCCGTGCGGCACAACGTAATGAGGCCGCTGGCGGCCACCGCGCCTGCGCCCATCGGACGAATGTACGTCTTCCAAAGCGCCGACGGATCCATCATGCTGATGGGGATCGTGCCGGGATACAGCGGCCCGTTCAGGTGCTTGCCGAAGAAGACGATGGCGGGCATCAGCACCAGCCAGGAGAACACGCCGCCCGCAAGCATCACCGCCGCAATGCGGATGCCGATGATGTAGCCCACGCCAAGGTACTCCGGCGTAACGTCCGCGCGCAGTGACGCGCCTTTGAGGATCTGCTGCCCTGCCGGGTCAAAGTTCAGATCAGCCTTCGGGGTGGACGGGAACAGACCGAGCAGGCCGTCGTTCTGGAAGAGCGTGTACGCACCGCCGATGCCAAGGCCCAGGAAGACGCGGCTGGCGAAGGAGCCGCCCTGCTCGCCGGCCTTCAACACGTCGGCGCACGCTGTGCCTTCGGGGTACGTGAGTGTGCCATGCTCTTCCACAATGAGCTGGCGGCGCAGCGGGATCATGAACAGCACGCCAAGCCAACCGCCGAAGAGCGCCAACGCGAAGATGCGGAAGCTCTCAAGATCAAAGCCGAGGAAGATCAGCGCGGGCAGCGTGAAAATGACGCCCGAAGCGATCGACTGACCGGCGTTGCCGGTCGTCTGCACAATGTTGTTTTCGAGAATCGATGCCTTGCCGAACGCGCGCAGAATCGAGATCGACAGCACCGAGATCGGAATCGACGCCGCCACGGTGAGGCCCGCCTTCAGGCCAACGTAAACCGTCACCGCCCCAAAGATAATGCCAAAGATGGAGCCGAGAATCAGCGCCCTGGCGGTCAGCTCCTTGGGCGATTCACTCGCCGGTACAAAGGGACGAAAAGTCGTACGTTCGGCCATTAGAAAAACATCTCCCTACCATTACGGTGCGTTATGAGGGAGTGTATCAGCGGCTAAGGTGTGTTTGCTGACGAGGCGCTCGCCGCGCAATGCTGCTGAACCCACGCGACATATTCCGCGTAAAGCGGCTCCCGCACCATGCGCTTCAGCGCGCGGACGTGCGGATCGTCAAGGTTCCGCCCCTCGCTGCGCACCTTCATGAAGTGAACCCCGGTTGCAAGCGGCCCACAATCGCCTGCCACGGCCATCTCCTTGGTCTTCAGTAAGGAATACTCGAACGCTGCCTGCTCGCTGCGGTCCTGACGACGCTGCTCTGGTGCAGTGGTCTGGTAATAGTGCAGGTGACCGATTTCGTGAAACAGCACGACCACCATCCGGTTGTCGTCGAACTGCGGCCGCGGGTGGTCGAGGAAGTCGAGATCGATCGTGATGACGCCGTTGGGTCTGGCGTTCGCGACGGAACGCGCGATGCGCCCACCACGCTCGAAGCGAATCTGCCGGATCAGCGCATCGTGCTGCTGAATGTCACTGAACGAAGCGTAAAACTTGGGAAACTGAGATTTCGACGCCTGCAGCACAGCCTTCACCTCGGCATCGCTGACAGAAGTTCCTTCTGGCGCTCTTTGCGCAACAACCAGGCCGGGCAGCAGACAGCAGACGAGTGTCAGTCGGCGCAGCACGTAGCCTAGCTCGCGACTTCGAGCGATCTTCCGAAGCGGCTCACGATCGCCAGACGCTCGCCACCGAGAATCCGCTTGGCTTGCGAACGTGCATGGCTCGCCCACGGGCCCTGCGGATCGAGCTGCGCGTACGCCGTCCAATGCTTCAGTGCGCGGCGCGGCTCCTGCAGTCGTTCAAATGCCAGCGCAAGGTTGTAATGCGCGTCCGCATACTGCGGCACCAGCGCCAGGGCTCGCTCGTAAGCCTTGATCGCCTCAGGCAGCTTCTGCATCTCGTCCAGCACGTTGCCGAGGTCAAAGAACGCCAGCGCGTACTCCGAGTCAGCTTCCGTGGCCTGGCGATACAGGCGCTCTGCGCCGAGGAAATCGCGCTCGTTGTAATGGATGGTGCCGAGGTTGATCGCAGCCGCAGCGTGCGCCGGGTCGGCGGCCAGAATCTCCTTATAGAGCGCCTTCGCTTCTGCAAGTGTCGCGGGCTGCTCCTCCAGACGCACCGCGCGCAGGAACATCTCCTGCAGCTCGCCGGGATGCGGCAATGCCTCAAACGCATTGCGATCGACGATCGAGATGCCCTGCGGCGAGAAATCAAAGTCGAAGCCGAGCTGGCCGGTCATGGGGTCAACCAGCGCCCCGCCCTGCCGGAACGCCACGCGCGTGCCGTTCGAAACCGCCACGGACTCCAGCAGAGGATTCGCCATGCCCGCCACCTTGCGCATCGCGTCGACAGACTCGCGAATACCCCTTACCGAAATGCGGGTCTTGGCGAGGTCGCGCAGCTTGCGGAGCTGCACCAGGTGATCAAACGTATATTGCTCAGCGACAGAAACCAGCCCCGCACGCTCCCAGGATGCCAACTGCCGCGACGGCAGACGGAGAATGCGGAGTACATCTTCACGGCGATATCGGCTCACGGCAGCGCTCGTCTTTCGGATGCAAGAACTCAATGACACTCTCCAGCCGAACCCGCCTTAGCTGGATTCCTTGAGATGGAGTATGCGTGTAGTTATTGCCGCATTCAAGAGTTTCGTGCATGGCTTTTGCGAAAAGACGTGGATAACTCGAACCAACGATGGTTCATCCTGACTTTTCAACAGCAAAGCACGTTCCAACAGGCTTTCCACCCATGCGTTGCGTAGACTCGGCTCGATGAAACTTCGCTCGACGCTGCTGCTCTTTGCTCTGCTTCCGCTGGCCGGTTGCCGCTCCACTCCGGCCGTGAACGGCGGCTTCGAAAGCCACTACGCGCCCGCCGAAAACCTCGAAGCCATCGACACCTCGAACTTCCGCACTGCGCAACGCAGCATCGAACTCTGCGCCTACAGCCTCACCGACCACCTGCTCGCGCAGGAGCTCATCAACGCCGGCAAGCGCGGCGTGCGGGTGAGGATCTATCTGGACCAGGTACAGACGCAGGGCGAACTCGCGCGCGAGGACAAGTCCCAGGAGCGCGTGCAGGATGAAGAGTCCGACGACCTCAGCAAGTTCGATGTACTGCGCTCGCTCGCAGCCACGCCCAACGTCTCGGTCGAGGTGAAGCGCTCGAAGACGCTGATGCACCTGAAGAGCTACGTCGTGGACGGCAGCCTGCTGCGCTCAGGCTCAGCGAACTTCTCGCCCACCGGAGAAAAGCGCCAGGACAATGACCTGACGCTCACTCGTGACACAGCTGCCGTCGGCCGCTTTGAACGCAACTTCGAGGTGCTCTGGGCGCGACGCGATAACGTCGGCCTCGACAATCTGCGCCGCTAGCGCAGATTCACCCAGCGCCCTTCAACCTTTTTCTTACCGATGGCGTCGAGGACGCGTGCCTCTTCCTGCCCCAGCCTCGTGCGGCATTTCGCAGTGTCGTTTCCGCTGGTGGACTGGATGCGGCAGGCCCGCAGCGCGAAGAGCAGATCGTTCACCTCCGCGAGCGCGCGCTCCTCGCGGTCGGTGCTCGTCATAGCCTTCAGATTGCCGTAGACGGTTTCCACGTTCTGCATCTGGCTCGTAAGCTGCTCCGGCGCTGCGGCCAGGTCGACCGCGTCCACGGCATCGACGGTGCTCTCCACCGCAGTGACGAAGGTGTTGCTCAGCGGCTCCCCTTCGGGACGCACTTCGCGCGGCGTCTGCGCAGCGACTCCCGCAGAAGCCATCATCAACACCACCGCCAAGCCCCAACGCTTCGTCGCCATCCACTCTCCCCTTGCGGCATCACCATGCCCTTCTCCGAACATAAACCGTCGCGCCGGCTTGGGATCAGAGCGACGACGCAACTATTCGCCAGCGCGATTTGGTTTTCCACGCAATTTTCCGTAGAATGAACTCAAGGAAGTTGGCCGATGTAGCTCAGTTGGTAGAGCAGCTGATTCGTAATCAGCAGGTCAACGGTTCGAGTCCGTTCATCGGCTCCATTACGCCAAGCTTTCTGAATGACCGCCGCTCGCGAGAGCGGCTTTTATTTTTCCCCGCGACATTCTCTGTTCAATTACGACCGCGTTTTCCACAAACGCAAAAGAGCCGCCCGGCAACAGGGCGGCTCTTTCATCTATGGGAGGCAGTTCCAACGGAGGCAAAGCCATCAGAACTCTCTGGTGCAAGAGTATGGTCGGTGTTCCCGCATGTCAAGGTATTCCGCAGGGAAATCATAAACCGTTCTACTTCAATCACTTGCGCGCTTTTCCGGCGGTTTAGCGGGTTTCTTCCGGGTTTTCTGGCCGCTCGACGGATTTTTCCTGTGCAAAGCTCGCGGGAGCGTTCTGCGGATCGAGGTGAAGGCTCAAAAACTCCACTTCTGCAGCCGCGGGCTTGCCGCGTAGCACGCGAATGGCCGCTCTGCCGCCGCCCAGGAAGAGCCCCAGCAGGACCGCCGCTGCGCAGAGGACGCCGGAGAGGATCATGATGTTCGCCAGCAGGCTTGCGGTCTTGCGCACCTCGCTGTGGAACTCCGGCGGAGGATTACCGCGCTCGGTCGAGGCGATCTGCTTCATATGGACGCCATCGATCATCGCCTGCGCCGCTGCTGGTGAGAACGTGCCGCTCGCCAACACTACCAGCAGGGCTTCACGCTTCACCTTGGCCGTCTCGAACTTCGGGCCAAGCCCAGGCAGAACAGCCTGCACATGCTTCAGCGAGGCGGTGGCGATCTGCGGCGTCGGGTAGAAGAAAAGCGTCAGCGTTTCTTCACCCCGCTTGTCCTTATAAGTGGCGGTCACGGCTTCCCCGCTCTTTTCCCAGCCAAGACCAGCGGAAGGCAGCACGCCGCCCTCGCCCGAGTAAGTCGCCGCGCCGAGCGCGTAGCGGACACTGCCGTCCACCAGCGACTTCGTCGGGAGATACGTTGGCAGCAACGGCGGTTGAGCGGCCGAACCGCGAACCGCAGGCAGCGAGCCAGCGAGCGGCTTCAGCGCCTCAACATCGGCACGCGTTACCGGATAGGCCACCACGACGGTCGCGCCCTGCTGAAAGAGGATCGCGTTCTCGCCGACAGCATCGGAGGCACCGAGCGACTTCTCGTCCTTGAGGCCCGGCTTGCGAACGAGCGTGTAAGCACTCCACGCTCCGGAGAAGTCCCCGAACTGAACCGCTTCGACGCGCATCACGCGTCCGCCGGGGCCGACGAAGCTAGTCACCTCCGAGCGCTGCGGATTCGCCTCCTGCAGTGCGGCGTGGTTCGCATTCACCAGCGACATCGCCGGTTCTGCGGTGGGAGCCTGCGCGCTGGCATCGGCCTTCCACGCACCGAAGGCGGGCGGCAACAGAGAGGCGTGCGCGGGTACGAGCGTCGCGGAGTTCTGCGCCAGAGCGGCGGAAGCGGAAGCACCGAGGAGCAAAGCTCCGAGGGCGCTGAAAAGGGTGCGGCTGCGTCGCGTCATCATCTACACCTTCGAGACTACACGCGGTCGAAGGACGCCGCACGAGCCTCCTTATTAGACACCGCTCGCGCGCATCGGTTCCCTTCGCGAAACTCCTCAACTCATCGGGTTAGAATCACCTGCATGGGTATGCGCATTGGTCTCGGCTTCGACTCTCACGCTTTCAAGGCGGATGTTCCGCTCGTCATCGGCGGGCTGAAGATCGATCATCCTGAGGGCCTGGCCGGACACTCCGACGGCGACCTGCTGCTGCACGCCATTACCGACGCTCTGCTCGGCGCAGTTTCTGCTGGCGATATCGGCACGTTCTTCCCGCCGACCGACCCGAAGTGGAAGGGCACCGACTCGACCGTCTTCCTGAAGACGGCGCTCGAGGAAGTCGCGCTCGCTGGCTACAAGATCGTGAACCTGGACTGCGTGCTCATCATGCACCGCCCCAAGATCGTGCCGATCGCCGAGAAGATGCGCGAGCGCGTTGCAGACCTGCTGGGCATCGACATGAAGGACGTGAGCCTGAAGGGCAAGACCCCTGAAGGTCTTCCGCAGGATGGCACCGCGGTAGCGCACGTCGTCGTGCTGCTGGAGTCGATCACGATTCCCGACGAGCACAAGCACCTGACGCTGCACGCTGAAGCTCCGCTCGACGCAGACATCGACGGCGTAGTGGGCGAACTCGTCCGCGACACGCACGACATCTCGGCCCTCGGCCGCAAGGTGCCCGCCTTCGATCCCGGCGACGACCTCACCTAATGAAGCCGCTCACACTCGCTCTGCCGCTCGCGTTGTGCCTCTGCGCTTCGTCCGCTCACGCGAGCGATAAGAACCTGCATCCGTCGTTTCCCATGGATGACGGCAAGGCTACGCTGACCTTTGACTTCACGAACGCCCCCGACCTCGCGGACTGGGGCATGGAGAAGATCGCGCCAGCGATCGAGCGCTGGTATCCGCGCATTGCGACGATGCTCGCCTCGCCCGGCTTCCATGCGTCGAAGACCGTCGTCGTCGAGTTCAAGACGCAGACGAATGTGCCTGCTTATACCGAGGGCCACACCATCACGGCGAACGCGGAGTACTTCCGCAAGCGACCTCAAGACGTAAACGCGCTGGTCCACGAGGCCACGCATGTCATTCAGGCATACGGCTCAGCGGACAATCCATCGTGGCTCGTTGAGGGCCTGGATGACTATATCCGCTTCTACATCGTCGAGCCCGAGACCAACGGCGCAACGATCAAGCCGGAGCGCATCGCGAGCGTGCACTACAACGACAGCTACCGCACCACGGCGAACTTCCTTCACTGGCTAGTGAA
Above is a genomic segment from Granulicella cerasi containing:
- a CDS encoding basic secretory family protein, producing the protein MKPLTLALPLALCLCASSAHASDKNLHPSFPMDDGKATLTFDFTNAPDLADWGMEKIAPAIERWYPRIATMLASPGFHASKTVVVEFKTQTNVPAYTEGHTITANAEYFRKRPQDVNALVHEATHVIQAYGSADNPSWLVEGLDDYIRFYIVEPETNGATIKPERIASVHYNDSYRTTANFLHWLVKQYGSNVIEELNAAMRDGRYKPEIWIKLTGHSADDLGAQWKQNLTATASN